One window of Chryseobacterium indologenes genomic DNA carries:
- a CDS encoding type I polyketide synthase — MKKTDVAVIGLSCVFPGAQDANTFWQNIVNKVDSTEPAPADRIDPVHFSDATSPVDRFYCQRGGFIPDYTFDPTAFGILPLAVEGTEPDHLLTLDLVQKALEDAGIFQKNISLEKTGIIIGKGNYTGPGATRAIEIVRTGEQISSLLQELLPHVSSSDIEKVKHAFQERKGRFAADTAMGLIPNLVASLVANRFNLGGAAFTVDAACASALIAVDHAVQELQRGRSDIMIAGGVHTGQNAAFWSIFAQLGAMSRQQQIKPFSMDADGLLIGEGCGFVVLKRLEDAVRDQDKIYAVIKGVGVSSDGTGTSVMSPSVKGQLKALEQAWINADLDKNKVGYLEAHGTGTPLGDKTELQTLAQFFGKEEAAPAAGIGSVKSNIGHAMPAAGIAGLIKTCLALHHDTLPPTLYCENPTAEMQNTRFEPVQEAKNWSKTGLPKVAAVNAFGFGGINAHVVLEGYDMPKKDQVLILARPTHEELLSALQNNETAIGEGDFRVAIFDPTPARIEKAIKIVSKNIIWKNKQDIWYTSTPLLKAGGKVAFVFPGLDGLAKGEVETVSRYFGLTAPIETEGEGLLTDALNIFNNCSILDNSLKKLGIIPDMNAGHSLGEWLAGYSSELAEANSVKALIDVLNPETFELKDSKFIAIGAGIDAIKPFIDEISNLYVSNDNCPNQVILCGSNAALDELVPLLKAKQIFHQVLPFQSGFHSPFIADKLDVILAGMEKAQFQQTKIPLWSATTLEPYPADQAAIRKLSAEHLVQPVRFRELTDKLYEEGARVFIQVGTGGLIGFIDDTLKGKAFSTIASSVPTRSALAQLQRVVASLFVEGKAIALDFLEIQNHSKRPSGKGIKLELGSPIIRNFKEVKALAQSFEAPKQYTATASAIATKSGHPLVQAFQDNVADMIRMQEEVLTLFQNRPEITIPRPAHVAPVAQQVAPKAPRSTTFTKELYVTLESHPYLIDHSLLRQPKGWAHVADMEPVIPMTMIFEQLAEIAEAEIPGTLVHKIMNVSVFQWMNVAKPFEKTVKGEWRSSNHAYLDIENFANAEVVLKSAPVPTPDFNLSIGNLLPIERTPEEIYDMHMFHGEKYQGITEISAVGDKGIIGKIKGNGGKGSLLDNAGQLFGLWLQLTLVKDRIAFPVKIRDIEFFGDMHDQEGIFECTCMLTELNDEFAIADIILKRDEKVWCAITGWQNRRLEIDAALWNVSMSPLHNRLSEEIAPEVFFFHQAYTRVASWDFILKRYFNQTEKQHHQQLLPNKKKNWMVSRVAVKDAVRNLLRQEKNHACFPITFEIRSDEVGKPYLISDFTENIHISLAHKGKEAVGIARYGKSVGIDMELMEERSAGFYDMVFTDNELALLKDRDQAEWTTRFWVAKEAYGKFLGTGLKGNPKAFEVEEIKDDHLWINNIEIKTIKHKNYIIGWTL, encoded by the coding sequence ATGAAAAAAACAGATGTTGCTGTAATTGGTTTATCCTGTGTCTTTCCCGGGGCACAGGATGCCAACACTTTTTGGCAGAATATTGTCAATAAAGTCGATTCTACTGAGCCGGCTCCGGCTGATCGGATAGATCCGGTTCATTTCAGTGATGCCACAAGTCCCGTTGACCGTTTTTACTGTCAGCGTGGAGGATTTATCCCTGATTATACATTCGATCCTACAGCATTCGGTATTTTACCACTGGCTGTTGAAGGAACGGAACCTGACCACTTGCTTACCCTTGACCTGGTACAGAAAGCACTGGAAGACGCTGGAATATTTCAAAAGAATATTTCCCTTGAAAAAACGGGAATCATCATCGGTAAAGGAAACTATACCGGTCCGGGAGCTACCCGCGCTATCGAAATTGTAAGAACCGGAGAACAGATTTCCTCATTACTACAGGAATTGCTGCCTCACGTTTCTTCCTCCGATATTGAAAAGGTAAAGCATGCTTTTCAGGAACGTAAAGGCCGTTTTGCAGCAGATACCGCGATGGGATTAATTCCCAATCTTGTTGCTTCTCTTGTCGCCAACCGATTCAATCTGGGAGGAGCTGCCTTTACAGTAGATGCCGCTTGTGCATCCGCTTTAATCGCTGTAGATCATGCCGTACAGGAACTTCAGAGAGGTCGTTCTGACATCATGATTGCAGGAGGAGTACACACAGGACAAAATGCTGCTTTCTGGAGTATTTTTGCCCAGCTGGGAGCTATGTCACGTCAACAGCAGATCAAACCCTTCAGTATGGATGCTGACGGATTACTGATTGGTGAAGGTTGTGGCTTTGTCGTGTTAAAACGATTGGAAGATGCCGTTCGTGATCAGGACAAAATCTATGCGGTGATCAAAGGTGTAGGAGTAAGCAGTGATGGTACCGGAACCAGTGTGATGAGCCCATCCGTAAAAGGTCAGCTGAAAGCGTTGGAACAAGCCTGGATCAATGCCGATTTAGATAAAAATAAAGTTGGATACCTTGAAGCTCACGGCACAGGAACACCACTTGGAGATAAAACAGAACTTCAGACCTTAGCTCAGTTCTTCGGCAAAGAAGAAGCTGCTCCGGCAGCGGGTATCGGATCTGTGAAATCCAATATCGGGCATGCTATGCCGGCAGCGGGAATCGCAGGATTAATTAAAACCTGTCTGGCATTACATCACGATACTTTACCTCCAACATTATATTGTGAGAACCCAACTGCAGAGATGCAGAATACAAGGTTTGAACCGGTACAGGAAGCCAAAAACTGGTCAAAAACAGGACTGCCAAAAGTAGCCGCAGTAAATGCTTTCGGATTTGGAGGAATCAATGCCCACGTTGTTCTTGAAGGGTATGATATGCCTAAAAAAGATCAGGTATTGATCTTAGCCAGACCTACCCATGAAGAACTGCTTTCAGCTTTACAAAATAATGAAACAGCCATTGGTGAAGGAGATTTCAGAGTAGCCATCTTCGATCCGACACCGGCAAGAATAGAAAAAGCAATTAAAATTGTTTCCAAAAATATCATCTGGAAAAACAAACAGGATATCTGGTACACTTCTACTCCATTATTAAAAGCTGGAGGGAAGGTAGCCTTTGTATTTCCGGGATTAGACGGTCTGGCCAAAGGTGAAGTAGAAACGGTAAGCCGTTATTTCGGACTCACAGCGCCAATCGAAACAGAAGGTGAAGGTCTTCTAACCGATGCTTTAAACATTTTCAACAACTGCAGTATTCTTGATAATTCACTGAAAAAACTGGGAATTATTCCGGATATGAACGCAGGACACAGTTTAGGAGAATGGCTGGCAGGATATTCATCTGAGCTGGCAGAAGCCAATTCTGTAAAAGCTTTAATTGATGTACTGAATCCGGAAACATTTGAATTAAAAGATTCCAAATTCATTGCTATAGGAGCTGGTATCGATGCCATAAAACCTTTTATTGATGAAATTTCAAATCTGTATGTATCCAATGACAACTGCCCTAATCAGGTGATTCTTTGCGGAAGCAATGCTGCCTTGGACGAGTTGGTTCCTTTGTTAAAAGCAAAACAGATTTTTCATCAGGTATTGCCGTTCCAATCAGGATTCCACTCTCCTTTTATTGCAGATAAACTGGATGTGATCCTTGCAGGAATGGAAAAAGCACAGTTTCAGCAGACAAAAATTCCATTATGGTCTGCCACCACATTAGAACCTTATCCTGCGGATCAGGCTGCGATCAGAAAACTGAGTGCAGAGCATTTGGTTCAGCCTGTTCGTTTCCGTGAGCTGACAGATAAATTATACGAAGAAGGTGCAAGAGTATTCATTCAGGTGGGTACCGGAGGCCTGATCGGATTTATTGATGATACTTTAAAAGGAAAAGCATTCAGTACGATTGCATCCAGCGTTCCTACCCGTTCTGCATTAGCGCAGTTACAACGTGTAGTCGCTTCACTATTCGTAGAAGGTAAAGCAATTGCCCTTGACTTTTTAGAGATTCAGAATCATTCAAAAAGACCATCAGGAAAAGGTATTAAACTTGAATTAGGTTCTCCTATTATCCGTAATTTTAAAGAAGTGAAAGCGTTGGCTCAATCATTTGAGGCACCAAAACAATATACAGCAACAGCTTCAGCTATTGCTACAAAATCCGGCCACCCGCTGGTACAGGCATTCCAGGATAACGTTGCCGATATGATCCGGATGCAGGAAGAAGTATTGACTTTATTCCAGAACCGTCCGGAGATTACAATTCCACGTCCTGCTCACGTTGCTCCTGTAGCACAACAGGTTGCTCCAAAAGCACCGAGAAGTACAACTTTCACCAAAGAATTGTATGTAACCCTGGAAAGTCATCCTTACCTGATCGATCACAGCTTATTGAGACAGCCTAAAGGATGGGCTCATGTAGCGGATATGGAACCGGTAATTCCGATGACGATGATTTTTGAGCAATTAGCAGAAATTGCAGAAGCGGAAATTCCGGGAACACTGGTTCATAAAATCATGAATGTAAGTGTCTTCCAATGGATGAACGTGGCCAAACCTTTTGAAAAAACGGTAAAAGGAGAATGGCGTTCATCAAACCATGCTTATCTCGACATTGAAAACTTTGCCAACGCAGAAGTAGTTTTAAAATCTGCTCCTGTTCCAACACCTGATTTCAATCTTTCCATCGGTAATCTTTTACCTATTGAAAGAACACCTGAAGAAATCTATGACATGCACATGTTCCATGGAGAAAAATACCAGGGAATTACTGAAATTTCAGCTGTTGGAGATAAAGGAATCATCGGAAAGATAAAAGGAAACGGCGGTAAAGGTTCATTACTCGACAATGCAGGGCAGCTATTCGGACTTTGGCTTCAGCTTACTTTGGTGAAAGACCGTATTGCATTCCCTGTAAAAATCAGAGATATTGAATTCTTCGGAGATATGCATGATCAGGAAGGTATTTTTGAATGCACCTGTATGCTGACCGAGCTTAATGATGAATTTGCCATCGCAGATATCATCCTGAAAAGAGACGAAAAAGTATGGTGTGCCATTACGGGCTGGCAGAACAGAAGACTGGAAATTGATGCCGCTTTATGGAATGTTTCCATGTCACCGCTTCACAACAGACTTTCGGAAGAGATTGCTCCTGAAGTATTCTTTTTCCATCAGGCCTATACCAGAGTGGCTTCATGGGATTTTATCCTGAAAAGATACTTCAACCAGACAGAAAAACAGCATCACCAGCAGTTATTGCCTAACAAAAAGAAAAACTGGATGGTAAGCCGTGTGGCGGTGAAAGATGCCGTGAGAAATCTCCTTCGTCAGGAAAAAAATCATGCCTGCTTCCCGATTACGTTTGAAATCCGTTCCGATGAAGTGGGGAAACCTTACCTCATCAGTGATTTTACAGAAAACATTCATATTTCATTGGCTCATAAAGGCAAGGAAGCCGTGGGAATTGCGAGATATGGAAAATCTGTAGGAATCGATATGGAACTGATGGAAGAACGCAGCGCCGGATTCTACGACATGGTATTTACCGACAACGAATTAGCATTATTAAAAGACAGAGATCAGGCAGAATGGACCACCCGTTTCTGGGTAGCCAAAGAAGCTTACGGAAAGTTCCTGGGAACAGGACTCAAAGGTAATCCTAAAGCCTTCGAAGTCGAAGAAATAAAAGACGATCACCTGTGGATCAACAACATTGAAATCAAAACTATTAAACATAAAAATTATATTATCGGATGGACACTGTAA
- a CDS encoding acyl carrier protein produces MDTVNATLKMNHEELFTLLKGFITEVIGAEFVEEMDITPESSFTKDLEMDSIEIVSFSEKIKAHFGDQIDFTGWLSSMDLDQLINLDLSMIINYIYECQ; encoded by the coding sequence ATGGACACTGTAAACGCAACATTAAAAATGAACCACGAAGAACTTTTTACTTTATTAAAAGGTTTTATTACTGAAGTGATAGGTGCTGAATTTGTAGAAGAGATGGACATTACTCCTGAAAGTTCATTCACCAAAGATCTTGAAATGGACAGCATCGAGATTGTTTCTTTCTCTGAAAAGATCAAAGCCCATTTTGGCGATCAGATCGACTTTACAGGTTGGTTATCTTCTATGGATCTTGACCAGCTTATTAATCTTGACCTTAGTATGATCATCAATTATATCTACGAATGCCAATAA
- a CDS encoding alpha/beta fold hydrolase: MPIITVNNRQVHIQELNKGAEQTVVLIHGMFSNLSIYYFNIAPILAKHFHVVMYDLKSHGMSERFLDGYDLDNMSSDLIGLIDHLQLEKVHLVGYSFGGLIALKTALEYPDRINQLVVMEAPDPQDEKARNIIDEYSKEFLEHYVANFTDTTKVQMGKRQMEKNHRMYEFLFNQTTIKADMIREKHFLGEAQFNGLTAPALLLYGADSNCRPTGEWLQSQISGSELELIPGDHNIPIQEPNLIAETIAQFLSKILTQNHG, from the coding sequence ATGCCAATAATCACTGTCAATAACAGACAAGTTCATATACAGGAACTCAACAAAGGAGCCGAACAAACCGTGGTACTCATCCACGGTATGTTCAGTAACCTGTCCATTTATTATTTTAATATTGCCCCCATTCTGGCAAAACATTTCCATGTGGTGATGTACGATCTGAAAAGCCACGGTATGAGTGAACGCTTTTTGGATGGGTACGACCTTGACAATATGTCATCCGATTTAATAGGTTTAATAGATCACCTTCAACTGGAAAAAGTGCACCTTGTAGGCTATAGCTTCGGAGGTCTTATTGCTTTAAAAACAGCTTTAGAATACCCGGACCGCATTAATCAGCTCGTGGTGATGGAAGCTCCGGATCCTCAGGACGAAAAAGCGCGTAACATCATTGATGAATACAGCAAAGAATTCCTTGAGCATTATGTAGCCAACTTTACTGATACCACCAAAGTACAGATGGGGAAAAGACAGATGGAAAAGAACCACCGTATGTATGAATTTCTGTTTAATCAAACCACCATTAAAGCAGATATGATCAGGGAAAAACATTTCCTTGGTGAAGCACAATTCAATGGATTGACAGCTCCTGCTCTATTGCTTTATGGTGCTGATTCCAACTGCAGACCTACGGGTGAATGGCTGCAATCTCAAATCAGCGGATCTGAACTTGAATTAATTCCGGGCGATCACAATATTCCTATCCAGGAACCGAATCTGATTGCAGAAACAATCGCTCAATTTTTATCTAAAATTTTAACACAAAACCATGGCTAA
- a CDS encoding glycosyltransferase yields the protein MAKFAFIVPPLTGHVNPTLSIGATLLERGHEVAWISLDPTLEAKLPEGGKLLLIQYDQTDEEKKESEQYLDIISKKVVYGIDSVKFLYEEVLIPLNRHCYNGVIALLKTYQPDLVIGDHQLFAAPVAAKTLGIPYATSVTAPAAIKIMNELPKVHEWEVNQIVTLQKELGINEEHSLATSDLLTLVLTSNYFFGDMDDLPSQYQFTGPVLTERRISCEFDWDRLKNATNKKILVSIGTTFDHDHKKAFFQKVIDAFKDENLTVVVVSDPQLFEQWPENFMVYQQVPQLDLLPHLDGVVCHGGHNTVSETLSNGIPLVVIPIAYDQSHVAGRVVRTEAGERLNFNRFKANHLREAVQQILNNPSYREAAQKVGQSFVEAGGASTAASLLEQAISKASKPEKPSKFLFVVPPFFGHVSPTLSVGASLIARGHEVKWFGITPLDSKHIPEGGSYFYPEEDLVPYQEEIARILKRQDDGPACSGPEVMKLALEETYVPFAKMMMPGLTRLTESWIPDVIVNDCITFGGALFAHKHNIPCVTTTPVPPDVMGDTEKSAPKIWEWQQNLIKDLQKEVGIHEEGIYIHSHKLNMVFTSQAFAGFETVPPHMKFVGPVKGRPNDAPFDWDKLNASTTPKIFVSLGTLLVDIRKAFFEKIIAAFKDQPVTVIAATPPEIFEEWPDNFIVNSFVPQSAVMQQMDMVICHGGFNTVNDTFRNGLPMLITPIAYDHFHIAKLIEQAGCGISIRYKRLRVDALRETVFELLENPKYRTAAQEVRNTFTLAGGNDKAVELLENFVQEHSTLASV from the coding sequence ATGGCTAAATTTGCATTTATAGTTCCACCATTGACAGGACATGTCAACCCTACCTTAAGCATCGGTGCTACTCTGTTGGAAAGAGGACATGAAGTAGCCTGGATCAGCCTTGACCCTACTTTAGAGGCTAAACTTCCCGAGGGAGGAAAATTATTACTGATCCAGTACGATCAGACCGACGAAGAAAAAAAAGAAAGTGAACAATATCTCGATATTATTTCAAAAAAAGTAGTGTACGGAATCGACAGCGTGAAATTCCTTTACGAAGAGGTGCTTATCCCGCTGAACAGACATTGCTATAACGGAGTTATTGCTTTACTGAAAACATACCAGCCTGATTTGGTTATCGGGGATCATCAGTTATTTGCGGCCCCTGTTGCTGCGAAAACGCTGGGAATTCCTTACGCCACTTCCGTTACCGCTCCGGCAGCCATCAAAATCATGAATGAGCTTCCAAAGGTACACGAATGGGAAGTGAATCAGATTGTAACACTACAGAAAGAACTAGGGATCAATGAAGAACATTCTCTGGCAACTTCAGATCTCTTGACGCTTGTTTTAACCTCGAATTATTTCTTTGGTGACATGGATGATCTTCCTTCTCAATATCAGTTCACAGGTCCCGTTCTTACAGAGCGTCGTATTTCTTGTGAGTTCGATTGGGACAGATTGAAAAATGCCACCAACAAAAAGATCCTGGTAAGCATTGGGACTACTTTCGATCATGATCATAAAAAAGCATTCTTCCAGAAGGTCATTGATGCCTTTAAAGATGAAAACTTAACCGTTGTCGTAGTTTCTGATCCACAGCTTTTCGAGCAGTGGCCGGAAAACTTCATGGTCTATCAACAGGTTCCTCAGCTGGATCTGTTACCTCATCTTGACGGTGTGGTATGCCATGGCGGTCACAATACCGTGTCTGAAACCTTATCCAACGGTATTCCTTTGGTCGTAATCCCGATTGCCTACGACCAGTCGCATGTTGCAGGACGTGTGGTGCGTACAGAAGCGGGTGAACGTCTGAATTTTAACCGGTTTAAAGCCAATCACCTGAGAGAAGCTGTACAACAGATTTTAAATAATCCAAGCTATCGTGAAGCAGCTCAGAAGGTAGGACAATCTTTTGTGGAAGCAGGAGGTGCATCTACTGCAGCCAGTCTATTGGAACAGGCTATATCAAAGGCTTCAAAACCTGAAAAACCCTCTAAGTTTTTATTCGTAGTTCCTCCATTTTTCGGACATGTGAGCCCTACTTTAAGTGTAGGAGCGAGTTTAATTGCCCGCGGACACGAAGTAAAATGGTTCGGAATTACCCCTTTAGACAGCAAACATATTCCTGAAGGAGGTTCTTATTTCTATCCCGAAGAAGATCTTGTTCCGTATCAGGAGGAAATTGCCCGCATTTTAAAAAGACAGGATGACGGCCCGGCCTGTTCCGGACCTGAAGTAATGAAACTGGCACTGGAAGAAACCTATGTTCCTTTCGCTAAAATGATGATGCCGGGATTAACCAGACTGACAGAAAGCTGGATACCGGATGTGATCGTGAACGACTGCATCACTTTCGGAGGGGCTCTTTTCGCTCACAAACATAATATTCCTTGCGTAACGACAACTCCGGTTCCGCCGGATGTGATGGGAGACACGGAAAAAAGTGCACCAAAAATCTGGGAATGGCAGCAAAACCTCATCAAAGACCTGCAGAAAGAAGTGGGAATTCATGAGGAAGGTATTTACATCCATTCTCACAAACTGAACATGGTGTTTACTTCACAGGCTTTCGCCGGTTTTGAAACCGTTCCGCCTCATATGAAATTCGTAGGTCCGGTAAAAGGCCGCCCTAACGATGCTCCATTTGATTGGGATAAATTAAACGCTTCTACCACTCCAAAGATTTTCGTATCATTGGGAACGCTGCTCGTGGATATCAGAAAAGCTTTCTTTGAAAAGATCATTGCTGCGTTCAAAGACCAGCCGGTAACAGTGATTGCCGCTACTCCACCGGAAATCTTTGAAGAATGGCCGGATAATTTTATTGTGAACAGCTTCGTTCCTCAATCTGCAGTAATGCAGCAAATGGACATGGTGATCTGTCACGGTGGCTTCAATACGGTAAACGATACTTTCCGTAATGGTTTACCGATGCTGATCACGCCTATCGCTTATGATCATTTCCATATTGCAAAACTGATCGAACAGGCAGGCTGCGGAATCAGCATCCGGTACAAGAGACTGCGTGTAGATGCCCTTCGTGAAACCGTTTTTGAATTGTTGGAAAATCCAAAATACAGAACCGCTGCTCAGGAAGTCAGAAATACATTTACCCTTGCCGGCGGTAACGATAAAGCAGTAGAATTATTAGAAAATTTTGTACAGGAACATTCAACATTAGCTTCTGTATAA
- a CDS encoding condensation domain-containing protein yields the protein MKRRLLFGERMLLGDGTEPFNAVIPFRLRGTFTLKEIQQALAKIQNKHPWLRALISHDEKNIPWFNVPEKTISIPVRIVTRQSEDQWQEESRKEWNTTFNYEKLPLIRFIWIKGEEVSDMLFAFHHCLCDGGSAMAFLKEFLIALDNPAADIGIENPILGIENVVPAHILNSRKQKLKAKFIGRLAATTIKWIPVGKKAVERQNDYLINWKLDEAVSNELITYCKSQGVTVNTFLSAAVLQAFKKVRGEKSFNKVSCPVDIRRFAQQIKEDHIFAFGLMIVVSADEKLSFTDNLRVMQKSVEQKTSKLNPYLTMMVMESGHHALNNFTRLLKNGKSSNDCMFSNLGRIQIPHEYKEFTVETIFSPSVIGPLGNTTTLVVSTYRGKMDFSFMGSEGYLPYTDAMAVRDEVMQTIHSQLKQMAVS from the coding sequence ATGAAAAGAAGATTGCTATTTGGTGAGCGCATGTTACTGGGAGACGGAACAGAACCTTTTAACGCGGTCATTCCGTTCAGACTGAGAGGCACTTTTACATTAAAAGAGATCCAGCAGGCTTTAGCCAAAATTCAAAATAAACACCCATGGTTGAGAGCATTGATCAGTCATGATGAAAAAAATATTCCTTGGTTTAATGTTCCTGAAAAGACTATTTCTATTCCTGTAAGAATCGTCACCAGACAAAGTGAAGATCAGTGGCAGGAAGAATCCAGAAAAGAATGGAACACCACTTTTAATTACGAAAAATTACCCCTGATCCGGTTTATCTGGATTAAGGGAGAAGAAGTTTCCGATATGCTGTTTGCATTTCACCATTGTTTATGCGATGGCGGTTCTGCAATGGCTTTCTTAAAAGAGTTTCTCATCGCTCTGGACAATCCGGCTGCCGATATCGGAATAGAAAATCCAATCTTAGGCATCGAAAATGTAGTTCCTGCCCATATTCTGAACAGCAGAAAACAGAAACTGAAAGCTAAATTTATCGGAAGACTGGCGGCTACTACCATCAAATGGATTCCGGTAGGCAAAAAAGCTGTGGAAAGACAGAATGATTACCTGATCAACTGGAAACTGGATGAAGCGGTAAGCAATGAACTTATCACTTACTGTAAATCCCAGGGGGTAACAGTGAACACATTTTTAAGTGCGGCCGTATTGCAGGCATTTAAAAAAGTAAGAGGAGAAAAATCCTTCAATAAAGTTTCCTGTCCGGTAGACATCAGGCGTTTTGCCCAACAGATCAAAGAAGACCATATTTTTGCTTTCGGGCTGATGATTGTGGTTTCTGCTGATGAAAAGCTAAGCTTTACAGACAATCTCCGTGTCATGCAGAAATCTGTGGAACAGAAGACCTCAAAGCTGAATCCTTACCTCACCATGATGGTCATGGAATCCGGACATCATGCGCTGAATAATTTCACCAGGCTTCTAAAGAACGGAAAGTCATCCAACGACTGTATGTTTTCCAATCTGGGACGTATTCAGATCCCTCATGAGTACAAAGAATTTACGGTGGAGACTATTTTCAGCCCTTCTGTCATTGGTCCTCTAGGCAATACCACTACCCTCGTGGTTTCTACCTACCGTGGCAAGATGGATTTTTCATTCATGGGAAGCGAAGGCTATTTACCGTATACCGATGCTATGGCAGTACGTGACGAAGTTATGCAGACCATTCATTCACAACTAAAACAAATGGCAGTATCATGA
- a CDS encoding phthiocerol/phthiodiolone dimycocerosyl transferase family protein translates to MIKRPLMMVERIMYVDPETPLNCIYTAKIKGQVSEETFKTALIKIQQKHPMLRAIVDHKVGRYPYFMGQKDIEPIPLRIVERKTDDDWFKESEKGWFQLFDQPKKPLAEVVWVKGQDTSEILWIMPHCISDGTTGVTLMRELLSLLDNPYSPLIPYVAFESVDDFLPSDFNTGIKKYKAGLYLLFARIFFSIQRKSKKRNLGKSYAIHWKMTPEDTKLITEKCKANGISVHALLCSSVMQAFRDIQGDRAKGKVISPVDVRHFIPEIKEDHLFAFAPTVELSIKKDSKDVMDNAKQIKKDLIEKISKLEARELLWMGERMHPVVSRMIRMLKSSEGGHDVTLSNMGKVNIPNDYTNFNLETVFSPTVAFPWLNSNTLVASTYNQQMDFTFMSNENFLPKEEAHLIKDKAIELLTTSV, encoded by the coding sequence ATGATCAAAAGACCTTTAATGATGGTGGAAAGGATCATGTATGTAGATCCTGAAACGCCTTTAAACTGTATTTATACCGCAAAGATCAAAGGGCAGGTTTCTGAGGAAACCTTTAAAACAGCTCTGATCAAAATCCAGCAGAAACATCCCATGTTGAGGGCTATCGTTGATCATAAGGTCGGGCGGTATCCTTATTTTATGGGACAGAAAGATATTGAACCTATTCCACTCCGTATTGTAGAACGAAAAACAGACGATGACTGGTTTAAAGAATCCGAAAAAGGATGGTTCCAGCTCTTTGACCAACCCAAAAAGCCTCTGGCCGAAGTAGTATGGGTGAAAGGACAGGATACTTCTGAAATCCTCTGGATCATGCCTCACTGCATTTCAGACGGAACCACCGGAGTGACTTTAATGCGTGAACTTCTCAGCTTGCTGGACAATCCTTATTCCCCGTTAATTCCTTATGTTGCTTTTGAATCGGTAGATGATTTTCTCCCTTCGGATTTTAATACAGGAATTAAAAAATATAAGGCCGGTCTTTACCTGCTCTTCGCCAGAATATTCTTTTCTATCCAGCGAAAAAGTAAAAAGAGAAACCTTGGAAAAAGCTACGCCATCCACTGGAAAATGACTCCTGAGGATACCAAACTAATCACTGAAAAATGTAAAGCCAACGGGATTTCCGTCCACGCTTTGCTGTGTTCTTCCGTGATGCAGGCCTTCCGTGATATTCAGGGAGACCGTGCCAAAGGTAAGGTGATCAGTCCCGTAGATGTACGCCATTTCATTCCGGAAATCAAGGAAGACCATTTGTTTGCTTTTGCGCCAACGGTAGAGCTTTCCATCAAAAAAGACAGCAAGGATGTGATGGACAATGCCAAGCAGATCAAAAAAGACCTTATTGAGAAAATCAGTAAGCTGGAAGCCCGTGAACTCCTGTGGATGGGAGAACGTATGCACCCTGTTGTAAGCCGCATGATCAGGATGCTGAAATCCAGCGAAGGCGGACATGATGTGACCTTATCCAATATGGGAAAGGTGAATATCCCGAATGATTACACCAATTTCAATCTGGAAACCGTGTTCAGTCCTACCGTGGCTTTCCCATGGCTGAACTCCAATACTTTAGTTGCCAGTACGTACAACCAGCAGATGGACTTCACCTTCATGTCCAATGAAAATTTTCTTCCCAAAGAAGAAGCCCATCTGATAAAAGATAAAGCGATTGAGCTATTGACCACCTCTGTATGA